Genomic segment of Thermoleophilaceae bacterium:
GTACTGCGGTGCGATGGGTTCGAATTCACTGAGCGGAGCTCGCTGATCGACCGGGAAGTGGGCGCGTGCGCCCGGCGCGACCTGCAGGTAGCGCTGCAGGATCGGCGCACGGTCCGCGGGCGCTACCTCCAGCAAGCGGACTTCCTCACGCCTACCGTGGCGAAGCACGGCGTGCCCATCAGCCGCGCGAACGTTGGCAACCCAGCCCGTCCGGTCCCCGAGCATGGCCACGAGGTAGCGCTCGCCTTCGAACTCGGCGATGACCACGGGCAGCGCGATGCGCCGGCCGCTCCGACGGCCGGCGACCTCCAATGTGGCCAACCGGCTCGGCCAGACGCCCGCGGAGTGCAGCACCGCCTGCCCTCGATTGAGGAGTCGCGCCAGGCGACCGGGGCGGCCACCCGTGTAGAGACGGCGCCGCATCGGCTGGGCGTGACCGTCTGAGCGCATGGGCGCAGTGTGGTCCAGTCGCCGCGCGCTGCCATCCGCGACATCCACTCAGCGCGTCCGTGCTATGCCGCAGAAACCCAGGTGGCACTTCGCAGCACGCACAGCGCGAATCCCAGAGTGTCCGTTCCGCCCGGGAGGCCCCGGCGTTGGCGGATGCGGCGGGCGTACGCGAGCGACTCTTCACCGCCGTGCCGCTCTGCGTTCGCCGCCAGCGTCTCCTCGTAGCGCGTCCAGTCGGCATCGCTTGCGAGCGCCTCGTGGAGGATTTGGAAGCCGGCGGCATGGATCGCCGAGCGCAGCCCGGCCAGATCCGGCAGTTCGTCCTCCGTCGCGCCGCCGAGCGCCGCGAGGAACTCGGGAGTGGGTGGCTGCCGCCAGAAGCCCTCGCCGTAGAGAGCCAGAGGCGCCAGCGAGCGCAACGCCTCGAGCACCGCTGGGAAGCCCCCGTGCACGTGCGACGAGGCGACGTTGATGACGGCTTCGAACCTGCCGTCGACGCTCGCGGCGTCGCGCACCTCGAACTCCGCCGGCAGCTCGCCTGCACCTCGGCGCGCCTCCGCGATCGCGTCGGCGTCGAGGTCGACGCCGAGCCCGCTTGCTCCCGGGTGCAGCCGCAGCGCGCGCAGCAGCATCTCGCCGTTGCCACACCCTGTGTCGAGGAGTCGCGCACCGCGCGGCAGCGGCAGCGCACGCAGCGCGCCGTCCACGGCGCTCTCCGACATCGGGTTTGCGAACGGCATGCCGCTATGGGCTATCTGCGAGGCGCTCGGCAAGGTGCAGAGGCTGCCAGACCGCCATCTGGTTCGATAGCGGAGTGGAGCTTGTGGAGTTCGGGCCGCTCACAGCGGCGCAGAAACGGGAGCTGGAGGGGGACGAGGAGGACCCCTTCGATGCCGCCGGCATCACGCTCACTTACCGGGCGAAGGAGCGGCACGTTGCCCTGCGCGACGAGGATGGCAGCTTGGTCGCGTCCACCGGGATGGTCGAGGTCGAGGTGGAGGCGCAGGGCAACCGCTTCCCGGTGGTGGGCCTGGGTGGCGTGATCGTGCGCGCGCCTTATCGCGGCCGGGGGCTGGCGCGGCAGGTGGTGGAGGCTGCGCTCACGAGAGCGACCGCACTCGGGCCGCCGTTCGCTCTGCTGTTCTGCCACGAGGACCGGGCCGGCCTCTACAGGAAGCTCGGCTTCGCCGAGGTGCGTGACAAGGTCACGGTCGAACAGGCGGAGGGCACCGCGGAGCTGCCGCAGCTCGCCATGTGGCGTGCACTGCACCGATCCGCCGCGGCGTGGCCGCCCGGCCCGCTGACGGTCCACAGCCTCCCGTTCTAGGTGGTGGCCGCCGATCCGAGTGGGCGACGGAGCCTCTCATCTCCACCTCACCGGCGGCGTGCATGCTCGCCGGCATGTCACTCCCACGTGCTTCACGTCATCTCGCCGCCGGGCTTGCGCTCTGCGTGACCGCGTCCGGATGCGGCGCCGCCGTTGCATCAGGCGTGCCGCGTACTCCGCCTCCAGTGCACCACAAGGTCACCCAGATCGACCGCATGACCACCGCCGCCGAGCAGCTCTACACCGCGGAGGTGGGCGGCAGCCATGCGATCCACACGCTGCACGCCGTTGGCGCCAACGCCACGCTGAGGAGCCTGCTCCAGTCCGGCAACACGGCGGGCCTGCGCGCGTTCGTCCAGCGCGAGTACAGGTACGTCTGGTACCACTGGCACGTCTCCTACCTGAGTCTCCGGCGCGGGCCGGCCACGCTGATCAACGTGGGGGTGCCGTTCGTCATGCCGGGGCCGCAGATGACGTTGCCGGGAGGCACCACTCTGCGGATCTCGATGCAGGACGAGATCGGATTCGTCCGGCTCGAGCACCGGATCCACCCGAACGTGCAGGTGCTCATCCGCGGCGGCGGGCAGCTCAGGACGTCGCTGCACTCGGCGGCGTTCGCGAAGCTCCCGGCCTCCGGCACCGTGAAGCTCTCGGGCCGCAACTACGAGGTCCGCTCGTTCCATGAGGTGGACTGGAGTGGCCAGCCGGTGACGATCTGGATTCTCATGAAGGGCCACTAGCCTCTCCGCATCGCCAGGCTGAGGAACGCTCGCACCCTTCCTCTCGGCTTTTCCATCGCGCTGGTATTCGTGCTCGTCTTCGTCGTGTCCGGGTCCTCCAGCGATGGAGCGCCGAGCGCATCGCTGTGTCGTCCGGGCGACCAGATGCTGCACTTCGTGGCCGATGGCGAGCAGCACGAGGCGCTGCTGCACATCCCGCGCGGCACCCGCGGGCGGCTGCCTCTCGTGCTCGCCTTCCACGGTGCGCATTACGGTGCCCGCTTCGTGTCCAGGTACTACGGGTTGTCGAACCTGAGCAACCGGAAGGGCTTCGCCGTCCTGTATCCGCAGGCGTCGCACAACGTCTTCTGGCAGCTCCCCCCGAACCAGCATGAGGACGTGGATGCCGTGCGGCTGGTGCTCGACCAGGTGGAGCATGCCGCGTGCATCGACGCGCGCCGGGTGTACGCCACGGGCGCGTCGAACGGCGGCGGCTTCAGCGCCCGCCTGGGCTGCGAGATGGCCGACAGGCTCGCGGCAATCGCACCCGTGGCAGGCGGCTACAGCCAGCTCGGGCCGTGCCAGCCACAGCGGCCGCTGCCGGTGCTCGAGATCCACGGCACCCGCGACCAGGTGGTTCCGTACAACGGCACCGGGCCTGATCACGACGGCAGCGTGGCGGGGTTCCTGCGGCAGTGGACGACGATCGACCACTGCCGCGGCGACGGTGAGCGGCGGCGGCTCCGCCCGAACGTGATCAGGCTCTCCTGGTACCGCTGCGCGGGAGGAACGATGGTCGAGCACCTTCGCCTGGCGATGACCGACCACGGCTGGCCGGGCGGCGACACCGGCGCCGCGGGCCTCAGGAACCACCCGATTCCGCGGCAGGACCCGACCGGGGTGAAGGCGGCGACAGCGGTGTGGAGCTTCGTCAGCCGCTTTCGGCTGCCGTCCGCCGCCGCCCGTGGCTGAATGCCCACTGCCGGCTGAGTGCGAACGTGACCACCGACGCCAGCGGGAACGCGAGCAGCTGACCGAGCAGCCGAGGCGCTCCGGCGCCCCCGACGAACGCGGCGAGCAGAAGCAGGTTCGCCGCGAGGCCGACCGCCTGCACGCAGGCAAAGCGCGCGAGCTCGGGAGCGCGGCGATTGCGAGAGCGGAACGTCCAGCGGCGGTTGAGGGCGTAGCTGTTGAGCGCTCCGAGGGAGAACGCGAGCGCGGAGGCCGCCAGGTAGGGGACGCCGAGCCGCACGAGGACGGCGTAGGTGGCCGTGCTGATCAGCGTGTTCGACACGCCCACGGTGACGAAGCGGAGGTACTGCGCCAGCAGGCGCCGCAGCACGCTAGATCCGGTAGAGCACGCCATAGCCGTTGATTCCCGCCTGTCGCGTGACATCGGTTCCGTGGCTCACCACCCACGCGGGCAGCGCCCCGCGCGGCGTTCTCGCGCTGAACGGGTGGATTGGGTGATTGGTCGGGGTCGGGCTGACCACCACGTAGCGCACCTCACCCGCGCGCGCCGCCCGCCTCAGCTGCCCCGGACCCACCAGCTGGTGGTACGGCGTGCCTGCCAGGACGAGCGCGGGCTGGTGGTCGGCCACTATCAGCGGAGCGGCGAGCGCGGCACTCGTGGCGGCGAACTCGAAGCGGCTGT
This window contains:
- a CDS encoding nitroreductase/quinone reductase family protein; this translates as MRSDGHAQPMRRRLYTGGRPGRLARLLNRGQAVLHSAGVWPSRLATLEVAGRRSGRRIALPVVIAEFEGERYLVAMLGDRTGWVANVRAADGHAVLRHGRREEVRLLEVAPADRAPILQRYLQVAPGARAHFPVDQRAPLSEFEPIAPQYPVFRITTEERL
- a CDS encoding methyltransferase domain-containing protein, with the protein product MPFANPMSESAVDGALRALPLPRGARLLDTGCGNGEMLLRALRLHPGASGLGVDLDADAIAEARRGAGELPAEFEVRDAASVDGRFEAVINVASSHVHGGFPAVLEALRSLAPLALYGEGFWRQPPTPEFLAALGGATEDELPDLAGLRSAIHAAGFQILHEALASDADWTRYEETLAANAERHGGEESLAYARRIRQRRGLPGGTDTLGFALCVLRSATWVSAA
- a CDS encoding GNAT family N-acetyltransferase, encoding MELVEFGPLTAAQKRELEGDEEDPFDAAGITLTYRAKERHVALRDEDGSLVASTGMVEVEVEAQGNRFPVVGLGGVIVRAPYRGRGLARQVVEAALTRATALGPPFALLFCHEDRAGLYRKLGFAEVRDKVTVEQAEGTAELPQLAMWRALHRSAAAWPPGPLTVHSLPF
- a CDS encoding PHB depolymerase family esterase yields the protein MLVFVVSGSSSDGAPSASLCRPGDQMLHFVADGEQHEALLHIPRGTRGRLPLVLAFHGAHYGARFVSRYYGLSNLSNRKGFAVLYPQASHNVFWQLPPNQHEDVDAVRLVLDQVEHAACIDARRVYATGASNGGGFSARLGCEMADRLAAIAPVAGGYSQLGPCQPQRPLPVLEIHGTRDQVVPYNGTGPDHDGSVAGFLRQWTTIDHCRGDGERRRLRPNVIRLSWYRCAGGTMVEHLRLAMTDHGWPGGDTGAAGLRNHPIPRQDPTGVKAATAVWSFVSRFRLPSAAARG
- a CDS encoding GtrA family protein: MLRRLLAQYLRFVTVGVSNTLISTATYAVLVRLGVPYLAASALAFSLGALNSYALNRRWTFRSRNRRAPELARFACVQAVGLAANLLLLAAFVGGAGAPRLLGQLLAFPLASVVTFALSRQWAFSHGRRRTAAESG